Proteins encoded together in one Nitrosopumilus sp. window:
- a CDS encoding response regulator, producing the protein MSKSVIVIDDDEDTVRLFSEFLEEHGISVVGNGFDGVTAVKLYKQTKPDVVLIDLNMPNGSGFYAIKKIQDINPEAKIIAVTADSSYSTEEKLEKLNIPLIQKPFKMDKVIQIIEN; encoded by the coding sequence ATGTCCAAATCCGTAATTGTAATTGATGATGATGAGGATACAGTTAGATTATTTAGTGAATTTCTAGAGGAGCATGGCATATCAGTAGTAGGAAATGGATTTGATGGTGTTACTGCTGTAAAATTATACAAGCAAACAAAGCCTGATGTTGTTCTAATTGATCTTAATATGCCTAATGGAAGTGGATTTTATGCTATTAAAAAAATTCAAGATATCAATCCGGAAGCAAAGATTATTGCAGTTACAGCAGATAGTAGCTATTCTACTGAAGAAAAACTAGAAAAACTCAACATTCCACTTATTCAAAAACCATTCAAAATGGATAAAGTAATCCAAATAATTGAAAACTAA
- a CDS encoding riboflavin synthase → MFTGIVEGTGKVKKISNNTKNRSAIQMTVNLGKHSKGLKIGQSVALNGVCLTATKLSKSNCVFEMIEETTKKTDLGNLKVGGIVNIERSLKAGDRLEGHFVLGHVDGVGIIKKIIKKPKEVQVWFEVPKNLVKYVVKKGSIAIDGISLTVVNVKNTLASVSLIPHTIEVTNFHTKKVGDKVNIETDILGKYILK, encoded by the coding sequence ATGTTTACAGGAATTGTTGAAGGCACTGGAAAAGTTAAAAAAATTTCAAATAATACAAAAAATAGAAGTGCTATTCAAATGACTGTCAATCTAGGAAAACATTCTAAGGGATTAAAAATTGGACAAAGTGTCGCATTAAATGGTGTTTGTCTTACTGCAACCAAATTATCAAAATCAAATTGTGTTTTTGAAATGATTGAAGAAACAACAAAAAAAACTGATCTAGGTAATCTCAAAGTAGGTGGAATTGTAAACATTGAACGTAGCTTAAAGGCAGGAGACAGACTAGAAGGACATTTTGTTTTAGGCCATGTTGATGGTGTAGGAATTATTAAAAAAATAATTAAAAAACCAAAAGAAGTTCAAGTTTGGTTTGAGGTTCCTAAAAATCTTGTAAAGTATGTGGTAAAAAAAGGTTCAATTGCTATTGATGGAATTAGTTTGACTGTTGTTAATGTTAAAAACACACTTGCATCAGTATCATTAATTCCACATACAATTGAAGTTACAAATTTTCACACCAAAAAAGTAGGCGACAAAGTTAATATTGAAACTGACATTCTTGGAAAATACATTCTAAAATAA
- the ribH gene encoding 6,7-dimethyl-8-ribityllumazine synthase codes for MNIAVVVSEFNKEVTSRMLSVAEEKANSLKLKIVYTCNVPGAYDMPIIVDSLLKKSNIDAVVTLGAIIKGQTKHDEVISHSTAQALTNLSIKYQKPVSLGISGPGMQEKHAFARIRPVAERAVEAVVKISDELKRIQK; via the coding sequence TTGAATATTGCTGTAGTGGTTTCGGAATTCAATAAAGAAGTGACATCTAGGATGTTATCCGTAGCCGAAGAGAAAGCAAATTCTTTGAAATTAAAAATAGTATATACTTGTAATGTTCCTGGGGCTTATGATATGCCTATAATTGTTGATTCCCTCTTGAAAAAAAGCAATATTGATGCAGTAGTTACGCTAGGAGCCATAATTAAGGGTCAAACAAAGCATGATGAGGTAATATCTCATTCAACTGCTCAAGCCCTTACAAATTTGTCAATTAAATATCAAAAACCAGTTTCATTAGGAATTTCAGGACCTGGAATGCAAGAAAAACATGCTTTCGCAAGAATTCGCCCTGTTGCAGAACGTGCAGTTGAGGCAGTTGTAAAAATTTCTGATGAACTAAAAAGGATTCAAAAATGA
- the ribB gene encoding 3,4-dihydroxy-2-butanone-4-phosphate synthase, producing the protein MTLESALESLKRGEFVLLFDSAGRENEIDMVVAAEFVTPEHVARMRQNAGGLLCIAIDHNFASSLELKYMHEILSDSNITNKEMIMGLAPYGDHPTFSLSVNHYQTYTGITDKDRSLTIREMANIFNVENKQKKFASSFKTPGHVPLLIASKGLLAARQGHTEMSVYLAQIAGLTPVTAICEMMDAETYSALSVDKAEKFAKQNGIPLIDGKELLEYAKVH; encoded by the coding sequence ATGACACTTGAATCTGCATTAGAATCTCTAAAACGGGGAGAGTTTGTACTTTTGTTTGATTCTGCAGGACGAGAAAATGAAATTGACATGGTAGTTGCTGCAGAATTTGTTACACCTGAACATGTTGCAAGAATGCGTCAAAATGCTGGAGGATTATTATGTATTGCAATCGATCATAATTTTGCATCTTCCCTTGAATTAAAATACATGCACGAAATTCTTTCTGATTCTAACATTACAAACAAGGAGATGATTATGGGGTTGGCACCTTATGGTGATCATCCAACATTTTCCTTATCTGTAAATCACTATCAAACTTATACTGGAATTACTGATAAAGATAGATCCTTGACTATTAGGGAAATGGCAAACATATTCAATGTTGAAAATAAACAAAAAAAATTTGCATCATCATTTAAAACTCCTGGCCATGTTCCATTACTAATTGCATCCAAGGGTTTGCTTGCTGCACGACAAGGTCATACAGAAATGTCTGTATATCTTGCTCAAATTGCTGGTTTGACCCCTGTTACTGCCATTTGTGAAATGATGGATGCTGAAACATATTCTGCGCTATCTGTAGACAAAGCAGAAAAATTTGCAAAACAAAATGGTATTCCATTAATTGATGGAAAAGAACTTTTAGAATACGCCAAGGTGCATTAA
- a CDS encoding tetratricopeptide repeat protein, translating into MVNLLDPSNVITRMFNAGKYEEMYQYCLKMIEKIPNDMVALQNISLSLIYLKKYQEAITYCDKVLEIKKSDTFALKNKIYSLENLKQYEKVIELCQEILSFNPNDVWALNSMGLSLNELDRHEEALACYEKSLKIDPNDVTALMNKAISLSHLKNYEESIKYYDRAQHVDPSIKEIPIAKSRLFEKLKMPDEAFLAAQGVLNKDMEKIITSAKENKCTVFHQFCQNEFEEYDSK; encoded by the coding sequence ATGGTTAATCTTCTTGATCCCTCCAACGTAATTACTAGGATGTTTAATGCCGGAAAATATGAAGAAATGTATCAATACTGCCTTAAAATGATTGAAAAAATCCCAAATGACATGGTTGCCCTTCAAAATATCTCATTATCTCTAATTTATTTAAAAAAATATCAAGAGGCCATTACTTATTGTGATAAAGTATTGGAAATAAAAAAATCTGATACTTTTGCTCTTAAAAATAAAATCTACTCTCTTGAAAATTTAAAGCAATATGAAAAAGTAATTGAATTATGCCAAGAAATTCTATCATTTAATCCAAATGATGTTTGGGCTCTAAACAGTATGGGCTTATCCCTAAATGAACTAGATCGTCATGAGGAAGCCCTTGCGTGTTATGAGAAATCATTGAAAATTGACCCAAATGATGTTACTGCATTAATGAACAAAGCCATCTCTCTTAGCCATTTAAAAAATTATGAAGAATCAATAAAATATTATGATAGGGCCCAACATGTTGATCCGAGCATTAAGGAGATTCCTATTGCTAAATCTAGATTATTTGAAAAATTAAAAATGCCTGATGAGGCATTCTTAGCTGCACAAGGGGTTCTCAATAAGGATATGGAAAAAATCATAACAAGTGCTAAAGAAAACAAGTGTACTGTTTTTCATCAATTTTGTCAAAATGAATTTGAAGAATATGATTCTAAATAA
- a CDS encoding CoA ester lyase — protein sequence MTQLFRSLIFVPGNNPRFLEKAKKLQADIVCFDLEDSVPDNEKANARKLIKSALKSRKSYESSIFVRTNSPTSGKIPSDLNEIVQKGIDGIVIPKVNNTKELKTIEQILSKLEKTRKLKSIQLIPSIESAEGVVNTYSISSFGKRISAVVFGVFDLLNDIGVEYTKDSEGAKYSRSKIPVDAHAAGIVAIDAIWQDLKDIRGLENDCKMGKSLGYSGKSVIHPDQIPVVHKLFHPNKSEIIWAEKVCKTYLESTKKGKGATTVDGKMIDEVHFKQAKALLDLVNN from the coding sequence ATGACGCAGCTTTTTCGCAGTCTTATTTTTGTTCCAGGGAACAATCCTAGGTTTTTAGAAAAAGCAAAAAAGCTTCAAGCTGATATTGTTTGTTTTGATTTAGAAGATTCAGTTCCAGATAATGAAAAAGCAAATGCAAGAAAACTAATCAAATCTGCATTAAAATCTAGAAAATCTTATGAATCATCAATTTTCGTTAGAACAAATTCTCCCACATCAGGTAAAATTCCATCAGATCTCAACGAAATAGTACAAAAAGGAATAGATGGAATTGTTATTCCCAAGGTTAACAACACCAAGGAACTAAAAACAATTGAACAAATCCTCTCAAAGCTTGAAAAAACACGAAAACTAAAATCTATTCAATTGATTCCTTCTATAGAATCTGCTGAAGGGGTAGTCAACACCTATAGCATTTCATCATTTGGAAAAAGAATATCTGCAGTAGTTTTTGGTGTTTTTGATTTACTAAATGACATTGGTGTTGAATATACAAAAGATTCTGAAGGGGCAAAATATTCAAGGTCAAAAATTCCAGTTGATGCTCATGCTGCAGGAATTGTAGCAATTGATGCAATTTGGCAAGATCTTAAAGATATTAGAGGATTAGAAAATGATTGCAAGATGGGAAAGAGTCTTGGCTACTCTGGAAAAAGTGTAATTCATCCAGATCAAATCCCTGTAGTTCATAAATTATTTCATCCAAACAAAAGTGAGATAATTTGGGCTGAAAAAGTATGCAAAACATATCTTGAATCAACCAAGAAAGGAAAAGGAGCAACAACTGTTGATGGAAAAATGATCGATGAGGTTCATTTCAAACAAGCAAAAGCCCTTCTTGATTTGGTAAATAACTAA
- a CDS encoding transcriptional regulator: MGGIDRLISSSLSKEIKKGLKLDVLKNLERELFLEHGMSIKLSIEHFEKFSNVLKKNSHINVSKFEKDCINKIIKVKKKDDEFIITIISQDLSNVILDLFSDIETRKIISKLLENELTIPKILKESKVPKTSGYRKIENLIQNGLIIESGRILSESKKIFKLQCVFHEIKLDIKKDKTVVTGIISKKIFMKSSSMKAILESFE; encoded by the coding sequence ATGGGTGGTATAGATCGACTAATTTCATCATCACTAAGTAAGGAAATTAAAAAAGGATTGAAATTAGATGTTCTAAAAAATTTGGAACGTGAATTATTTTTAGAACATGGCATGTCAATCAAACTCTCAATTGAGCATTTTGAAAAATTTTCAAATGTATTAAAAAAAAATTCTCATATCAATGTATCAAAATTTGAAAAGGATTGTATTAATAAAATTATTAAAGTGAAAAAAAAAGATGATGAATTTATTATCACCATAATAAGTCAAGATTTATCAAATGTAATTTTAGATTTATTTTCTGATATTGAAACAAGGAAAATTATCTCAAAACTTTTAGAAAATGAATTAACTATACCAAAAATTCTAAAGGAATCAAAAGTTCCAAAAACTTCGGGATATAGAAAAATTGAAAATTTGATTCAAAATGGATTAATTATTGAGTCTGGAAGAATACTAAGTGAAAGTAAAAAAATATTCAAACTTCAATGTGTTTTTCATGAAATTAAATTAGACATAAAAAAAGACAAAACAGTAGTTACAGGAATAATTTCTAAAAAAATATTTATGAAAAGCTCCAGCATGAAAGCAATTCTAGAATCTTTTGAGTAA